GGCGCGCCGCACGGTTGAGACGGCCCGAGCGCTGGGGCTGGAGCCCAAATTGGTGGCCGAATTCGGCGAGCAGGATTTTGGCGCGTGGACCGGCTGGAGGCATGACCAACTCGCAGCTGATGGCGGCGAGACCTATGCGCAGTTCTGGAGCGATCCCGCGCGCAGACGGCCGCCCGGTGGAGAGAGCTTCGAGGAACAGGTCGCGCGCGTCCGGCGGGGACTCGCGCGGATCGGCCCCGGCCCCGCAACCCTCGTCGTGCATTCCGGCACCATTCGCGCCGCGCTCTGCATCGCGCTCGACCTGACCCCGCAAGCAGCGTTGCGCTTCGTGATCGATCCGTTGTCACTGACCCGGATCGACCGACTCGCCAGCGGCTGGCGCGTGGTGTCGGTCAATCAGCGGATGGTTTGATCAGCCAGGCCGATCCGGCACGCTGGCCTGTGCGAAGGTCGCCATGTCATTGTGAAGCGCGCAGGCCGATCGCACCAGCGGCAGCGCGATCGCGGCGCCAGATCCCTCGCCAAGCCGGAGATCGAGGCTGATCAGCGGCTGCACGTTCAGCGCGCGCAGCACCAGCCGATGACCCTGTTCCGCCGATTGATGCGACGGCAGCAGGAAGGGCTGGCACGACGGGTTCAGCCGCGCCGCCGCGAGCGCCGCAACCGAGACGATGAAACCGTCGATCAGCACGGGGATGCGCGCCTGCGCAGCCGCGATGATCGCGCCTGATATCGCCGCGATCTCGAGGCCGCCAACGGCGCACAATATTTTCTCGGGCGCGGCGC
The genomic region above belongs to Bradyrhizobium sp. CCBAU 53338 and contains:
- a CDS encoding histidine phosphatase family protein, whose protein sequence is MEGAAFLWLIRHAPVDGVAGTIHADDAPADLRDHAQLAALRQSLPRDATSHASPARRTVETARALGLEPKLVAEFGEQDFGAWTGWRHDQLAADGGETYAQFWSDPARRRPPGGESFEEQVARVRRGLARIGPGPATLVVHSGTIRAALCIALDLTPQAALRFVIDPLSLTRIDRLASGWRVVSVNQRMV